Proteins encoded in a region of the Streptomyces akebiae genome:
- the ftsE gene encoding cell division ATP-binding protein FtsE, with amino-acid sequence MIRFDNVSKVYPKQTRPALRDVSLEVEKGEFVFLVGSSGSGKSTFLRLILREERCSQGQVHVLGKDLARLSNWKVPQMRRQLGTVFQDFRLLPNKTVGENVAFAQEVIGKSRGEIRKSVPQVLELVGLGGKEERMPGELSGGEQQRVAIARAFVNRPKLLIADEPTGNLDPQTSVGIMKLLDRINRTGTTVVMATHDQNIVDQMRKRVIELEKGRLVRDQARGVYGYQH; translated from the coding sequence GTGATCCGATTCGACAACGTGTCCAAGGTCTACCCCAAGCAGACCCGCCCCGCACTCAGGGATGTCTCCCTGGAGGTGGAAAAGGGCGAGTTCGTGTTCCTCGTGGGATCCTCCGGCTCCGGAAAGTCCACGTTCCTGCGGCTGATCCTCCGGGAGGAGCGGTGCAGCCAGGGGCAGGTGCACGTCCTGGGCAAGGATCTCGCGCGCCTGTCCAACTGGAAGGTGCCGCAGATGCGCCGCCAGCTCGGGACGGTCTTCCAGGACTTCCGGCTGCTGCCGAACAAGACGGTCGGCGAGAACGTCGCCTTCGCGCAGGAGGTCATCGGCAAGTCGCGCGGCGAGATCCGCAAGTCCGTGCCCCAGGTGCTGGAGCTGGTCGGCCTCGGCGGCAAGGAGGAGCGGATGCCGGGCGAACTGTCGGGTGGTGAGCAGCAGCGTGTGGCCATCGCACGGGCCTTCGTGAACCGGCCCAAGCTCCTCATCGCGGACGAGCCCACCGGCAACCTCGACCCCCAGACCTCCGTCGGCATCATGAAGCTGCTCGACCGCATCAACCGGACGGGCACGACCGTGGTGATGGCGACCCACGACCAGAACATCGTGGACCAGATGCGCAAGCGCGTCATCGAGCTGGAGAAGGGCCGCCTCGTCCGCGACCAGGCGCGCGGCGTCTACGGCTACCAGCACTGA
- a CDS encoding FHA domain-containing protein, with product MQIRLTVVDPLGPPSEPRGRATACDVLVTAPAGTALAAVASGLASAVGEGGAERLERSREVGGGQVVLYAGAERLDTQRCTLGEPPLIDGAVLSLGAPSEPGPEVDEAAAQLHVVAGPDAGGVHLLHGGRIHIGRSADADVPLDDPDVSRLHCAVTLSTDGRVSVVDLGSTNGTTLDGARVGDRPVRLAPGALLRIGESALLLASSSGARGVGTTPDGEGHVRIAVGTGTPGGDSGSGSGSGADSGSGSGGAARGGAGAPGAEGSGHGRVERRTVPGQGGVPGIERTTGTAGTTGTTGSAGSGTAGGTGRGAAPGVGRGLVHEGVGEDGGGALGAEAHDRPRDAHDPGGAPGSRGAGEPGGFGHGGSGEGRLGDGGFGNGAEGPESGTRKGTPLRGTEVPRGVRKRGGLGAWARRLTGGRAQSGDEYDPYEYDAEYDEDERGALASVLAAAGERLPETWPDLAALLLTALGPGARLWERGPGHPEALTVRLGTTDRAAPDGSGLLPAVPVTTGLREVGALGLAGPRPRLMGLTRAVVAQLAALHSPDTLELVLISADRDRSAEERTTDWSWLGWLPHLRPAHGQDCRLLLAYDREQTTARLDELLRRVEDHAADTAGRAPGSTPGADGGRTTTAGSTSPAEGGSERRGARRPSWAREDGPAGGGFAGPYTVVIVDGDPGGADVREAVVRLAYEGPVAGIHVVCLAETESASPASPVTETYTAACEVSPAFRACGAVALLSGDVATALRLLRVTSAGYGAVSGSGAAGATGATGAVGTARTADTAVGPRSGRAGAGPVSGPVSGPVSGGPAGRSGAAHVGAGGRGVDSGPPSREPVDHARGTASDASPGRPRPDHVERPGRPDRAGGSAPADSAVVSRTHIAIDLSGSPLSGADERAHPGTRNLPPLDARDAPGLLNQGTVATLDAVSAAWAERFARALAPLRTDGAPGDRQARVSAPLPQSARLLDELGLARATPASLMARWADAGDDTTALGGRAWAVLGAGPRGPVSVDLVAEGPHLLIEGPVGSGRTELLRAVAASLAAAERPDRLGVVLVDGRDGAAGAGGGRAGEGLGVCTDLPHVGTHLTANDPVRMREFAQSLIAELKRRHELLGGLGFVEWHTRREVSGRIVPQRSATSTTATAATTTAAAGYGSAKSAAPGAGPSGTGAPGRGSAQAAASAGAADLDSSSSSTLRLRPSRRNTEQDGRGGAGKSWASELPRLVVIVDDLDALLSPPLGSTGRPAAGSVVRALEAVAREGERLGVHLVATTGEGGPKGESELGRAAGGRVVLSAPVPGPDEPAPGRGELRGEGGRTTAFQAGRVTGRIPRTATLRPTVVPLDWTRMGDPPARRPVRELGNGPTDLALLASALDRAAREVSAAGVPSLL from the coding sequence ATGCAGATCCGGCTGACCGTCGTAGACCCGCTGGGACCGCCCTCCGAGCCGCGAGGACGTGCCACGGCCTGCGACGTGCTGGTCACGGCGCCCGCCGGGACGGCCCTCGCCGCCGTGGCCTCGGGCCTCGCCTCCGCCGTCGGGGAGGGCGGTGCGGAGCGTCTGGAGCGCAGCCGGGAGGTCGGCGGCGGGCAGGTCGTGCTGTACGCCGGTGCCGAGCGCCTCGACACCCAGCGCTGCACCCTGGGCGAGCCGCCCCTCATCGACGGCGCGGTGCTCTCCCTGGGCGCCCCCTCCGAGCCGGGCCCCGAGGTCGACGAGGCCGCCGCACAGCTGCACGTGGTGGCCGGTCCCGACGCCGGCGGCGTCCATCTGCTGCACGGCGGCAGGATCCACATCGGCCGCTCCGCCGACGCCGACGTCCCGCTCGACGACCCGGACGTCTCCCGCCTCCACTGCGCGGTCACCCTCTCCACCGACGGCCGGGTCTCCGTGGTCGACCTCGGCTCCACCAACGGCACCACCCTCGACGGCGCGCGCGTCGGCGACCGCCCGGTCCGCCTGGCCCCGGGCGCGCTCCTGCGCATCGGCGAGTCCGCCCTCCTGCTGGCCTCGTCCTCGGGAGCGCGCGGGGTCGGTACGACACCCGACGGTGAGGGGCATGTCCGGATCGCGGTGGGGACAGGGACACCCGGGGGTGACAGCGGCTCCGGCTCCGGCTCCGGTGCTGACTCCGGCTCCGGCTCCGGCGGAGCGGCTCGTGGGGGTGCGGGAGCGCCGGGGGCCGAGGGTTCCGGGCACGGGCGTGTCGAGCGGCGGACGGTGCCGGGGCAGGGTGGGGTGCCCGGCATCGAGCGGACGACGGGGACGGCGGGGACGACAGGGACGACGGGGAGTGCGGGGTCCGGCACGGCCGGGGGTACGGGCCGAGGGGCCGCGCCCGGTGTCGGCCGAGGGCTCGTACACGAGGGTGTCGGCGAGGACGGCGGGGGCGCGCTCGGGGCGGAGGCCCATGACCGTCCCCGCGATGCCCACGATCCCGGCGGTGCCCCGGGCTCGCGCGGAGCAGGTGAGCCCGGCGGTTTCGGGCACGGCGGGTCCGGTGAGGGCCGCTTGGGTGACGGCGGTTTCGGGAACGGCGCCGAGGGCCCCGAGTCCGGTACGCGCAAGGGCACGCCCCTCCGGGGGACGGAGGTGCCGCGTGGGGTGCGCAAACGAGGTGGGCTCGGAGCCTGGGCACGGCGGCTGACCGGGGGGCGGGCGCAGTCGGGGGACGAGTACGACCCGTACGAGTACGACGCGGAGTACGACGAGGACGAGCGCGGGGCGCTGGCCTCGGTGCTCGCGGCGGCCGGGGAGCGGCTGCCGGAGACCTGGCCGGACCTCGCCGCGCTGCTGCTCACCGCGCTCGGGCCCGGCGCCCGGCTGTGGGAGCGGGGGCCGGGGCACCCGGAGGCGCTGACGGTGCGGCTCGGCACGACGGACCGGGCCGCGCCGGACGGATCCGGCCTGCTGCCGGCGGTGCCGGTGACCACCGGGCTGCGGGAGGTCGGCGCGCTGGGGCTGGCCGGACCGCGCCCCCGGCTGATGGGGCTGACCCGCGCGGTGGTGGCCCAGCTCGCCGCGCTGCACTCCCCCGACACCCTGGAACTGGTCCTGATCAGCGCGGACCGCGACCGTTCCGCCGAGGAGCGCACCACCGACTGGTCCTGGCTCGGCTGGCTCCCCCATCTCCGCCCCGCCCACGGCCAGGACTGCCGCCTCCTCCTCGCCTACGACCGCGAGCAGACGACGGCCCGGCTGGACGAGTTGCTCCGCCGCGTGGAGGACCACGCGGCGGACACGGCGGGCCGCGCGCCCGGGAGCACACCGGGCGCCGACGGCGGACGTACGACGACGGCCGGGTCGACGAGCCCGGCCGAGGGCGGCTCGGAGCGCCGGGGCGCGCGACGGCCGTCGTGGGCCCGGGAGGACGGACCGGCGGGCGGCGGCTTCGCGGGGCCCTACACGGTGGTGATCGTGGACGGGGACCCCGGGGGCGCGGATGTGCGCGAGGCCGTGGTGCGGCTGGCGTACGAGGGGCCCGTCGCCGGGATCCATGTCGTGTGCCTCGCCGAGACGGAGTCCGCCTCGCCCGCCTCACCGGTGACGGAGACGTACACGGCGGCCTGCGAGGTCTCCCCCGCGTTCCGCGCGTGCGGGGCCGTCGCCCTCCTCAGCGGTGACGTCGCCACGGCGCTGCGCCTGCTGCGCGTCACCTCCGCCGGGTACGGCGCGGTGAGCGGTTCCGGTGCGGCCGGTGCGACCGGTGCGACCGGTGCGGTGGGCACGGCGAGGACGGCGGATACGGCGGTGGGCCCCAGGTCCGGACGTGCGGGAGCGGGCCCGGTGTCGGGGCCGGTGTCGGGGCCGGTGTCCGGTGGGCCCGCCGGGCGTTCGGGAGCGGCGCACGTCGGTGCGGGCGGGCGAGGCGTGGACTCCGGTCCTCCGTCGCGGGAGCCCGTGGACCACGCGCGCGGTACGGCGTCCGACGCCTCGCCGGGTCGCCCCCGCCCCGACCACGTGGAGCGTCCCGGGCGGCCCGACCGCGCCGGCGGCTCCGCTCCGGCGGACTCCGCCGTGGTGAGCCGTACGCACATCGCCATCGACCTCTCGGGCAGCCCTCTCTCCGGTGCCGACGAGCGGGCGCATCCCGGCACCCGGAACCTTCCTCCGCTCGACGCGCGGGATGCGCCCGGCCTGCTGAACCAGGGCACGGTGGCCACGCTGGACGCGGTGTCGGCGGCGTGGGCGGAGCGGTTCGCACGGGCGCTGGCGCCGTTGCGGACGGACGGGGCGCCCGGCGACCGGCAGGCGCGGGTGTCGGCGCCGTTGCCGCAGTCGGCGCGGCTGCTGGACGAGCTGGGGCTCGCGCGGGCCACACCGGCGTCGCTGATGGCTCGCTGGGCCGACGCGGGCGACGACACGACGGCGCTCGGGGGGCGCGCCTGGGCCGTGCTCGGCGCCGGGCCGCGCGGGCCCGTCTCCGTGGACCTCGTCGCCGAGGGCCCCCACCTGCTGATCGAGGGACCGGTCGGCAGCGGCCGTACGGAGCTGTTGCGGGCGGTCGCCGCGTCGCTCGCCGCCGCCGAGCGGCCCGACCGGCTGGGCGTCGTCCTCGTCGACGGGCGGGACGGCGCCGCCGGTGCCGGCGGGGGCCGGGCCGGGGAAGGGCTCGGGGTCTGTACGGACCTGCCCCATGTGGGGACCCATCTGACGGCCAACGACCCTGTCCGGATGCGGGAGTTCGCCCAGTCCCTGATCGCCGAGCTGAAGCGACGCCACGAACTGCTCGGCGGGCTCGGGTTCGTGGAGTGGCACACGCGGCGTGAGGTCTCGGGCCGTATCGTCCCGCAGCGCTCGGCGACCTCGACGACGGCGACGGCGGCGACGACGACGGCGGCGGCGGGGTACGGGTCGGCGAAGTCCGCGGCCCCGGGGGCGGGACCCTCCGGGACGGGGGCGCCGGGGCGCGGGTCCGCGCAGGCGGCCGCATCGGCGGGGGCCGCCGACCTCGACTCGTCCTCCAGCTCCACCCTGCGGCTGCGGCCGAGCCGGAGGAACACCGAGCAGGACGGCAGGGGCGGGGCCGGGAAGAGCTGGGCCTCGGAACTCCCCCGGCTCGTCGTGATCGTCGACGACCTCGACGCGCTGCTGTCACCTCCCCTGGGTTCCACGGGGCGGCCGGCGGCGGGGTCGGTCGTCCGGGCCCTGGAGGCGGTGGCCCGGGAGGGCGAGCGGCTCGGGGTGCATCTCGTGGCCACGACCGGTGAGGGCGGGCCGAAGGGCGAGAGCGAGCTGGGCCGGGCGGCCGGCGGGCGGGTCGTGCTGAGCGCGCCGGTGCCGGGGCCCGACGAACCGGCGCCGGGGCGCGGTGAGTTGCGGGGCGAGGGGGGTCGTACGACCGCGTTCCAGGCGGGCCGGGTGACGGGGCGCATCCCGCGCACGGCCACCCTCCGGCCGACCGTCGTCCCGCTCGACTGGACGCGGATGGGCGACCCGCCCGCACGCCGTCCGGTACGGGAGTTGGGCAACGGCCCGACGGATCTGGCTCTGCTGGCCAGCGCGTTGGACCGCGCGGCCCGGGAGGTCTCGGCGGCGGGGGTACCGTCCCTGCTCTGA
- the prfB gene encoding peptide chain release factor 2, whose translation MAVVDVSEELKSLSSTMESIEAVLDLDKLRADIAVLEEQAAAPSLWDNPDEAQKITSKLSHLQAEVRKAEALRGRIDDLGVLFEMAEEEDDPDTRAEAESELTSVRKALDEMEVRTLLSGEYDSREALVNIRAEAGGVDAADFAEKLQRMYLRWAEQKGYKTEVYETSYAEEAGIKSTTFAVQVPYAYGTLSVEQGTHRLVRISPFDNQGRRQTSFAGVEILPVVETTDHIEIDESELRVDVYRSSGPGGQGVNTTDSAVRLTHLPTGIVVSCQNERSQIQNKATAMNVLQAKLLERQRQEERAKMDALKDGGSSWGNQMRSYVLHPYQMVKDLRTEHEVGNPEAVFNGEIDGFLEAGIRWRKQQEK comes from the coding sequence GTGGCAGTCGTCGATGTATCCGAAGAGCTGAAGTCCCTCTCCTCGACCATGGAGTCGATCGAGGCCGTTTTGGACCTCGACAAGCTGAGGGCAGACATCGCCGTGCTCGAGGAGCAGGCGGCCGCGCCGTCCCTGTGGGACAACCCGGACGAGGCGCAGAAGATCACCAGCAAGCTCTCCCACCTCCAGGCCGAGGTCAGGAAGGCGGAGGCGCTGCGCGGTCGGATCGACGACCTCGGTGTCCTCTTCGAGATGGCCGAGGAGGAGGACGACCCGGACACCCGCGCCGAGGCCGAGTCGGAGCTGACCTCCGTCCGGAAGGCGCTGGACGAGATGGAGGTCCGTACCCTCCTGTCCGGCGAGTACGACTCCCGTGAGGCCCTCGTCAACATCCGCGCCGAGGCCGGTGGCGTCGACGCCGCCGACTTCGCCGAGAAGCTGCAGCGGATGTACCTGCGCTGGGCGGAGCAGAAGGGCTACAAGACCGAGGTGTACGAGACCTCGTACGCGGAGGAGGCGGGCATCAAGTCCACCACCTTCGCCGTGCAGGTGCCGTACGCCTACGGCACGCTCTCCGTGGAGCAGGGCACCCACCGGCTCGTCCGTATCTCGCCGTTCGACAACCAGGGACGGCGGCAGACCTCCTTCGCCGGTGTCGAGATCCTGCCCGTGGTCGAGACGACGGACCACATCGAGATCGACGAGTCCGAGCTGCGCGTGGACGTCTACCGGTCGTCCGGGCCCGGCGGCCAGGGCGTCAACACCACCGACTCCGCGGTGCGGTTGACCCACCTTCCCACCGGCATCGTCGTCTCCTGCCAGAACGAGCGGTCGCAGATCCAGAACAAGGCCACCGCGATGAACGTTCTCCAGGCGAAGCTGCTGGAGCGGCAGCGCCAGGAGGAGCGGGCCAAGATGGACGCCCTCAAGGACGGCGGCAGCTCCTGGGGCAACCAGATGCGTTCGTACGTCCTGCACCCGTACCAGATGGTCAAGGACCTCCGCACCGAGCACGAAGTCGGCAACCCCGAGGCCGTGTTCAATGGCGAGATCGACGGCTTCCTGGAGGCCGGAATTCGCTGGCGCAAGCAGCAGGAGAAGTAG
- a CDS encoding serine/threonine-protein kinase — translation MRPVGSKYLLEEPIGRGATGTVWRARQRETAGAEAAVPGHPGETVAIKVLKEELASDADIVMRFLRERSVLLRLTHPNIVRVRDLVVEGDLLALVMDLIEGPDLHRYLRENGPFSPVGAALLTAQIADALAASHADGVVHRDLKPANVLLKQDGGEMHPMLTDFGIARLADSPGLTRTSEFVGTPAYVAPESAEGQPQTSAVDIYGAGILMYELVTGRPPFNGQSALEVLHQHLSAEPRRPSTVPDPLWTVIERCLRKNPRERPSAVNLARALRIVAEGVGVHANSMQIAAAEGVGHILAPDPAPARVPGAPEPFGSADPTQVLPHGAGSYDGHDPNAATSVLPHTSGPAGSGDPTTVLPHTGGADPTSVMPPVPPHDPGGQSPDQPHPWQNQLRAARDRNEQTQVQYLDPSEDPLRRRPQRQAGRPQQPPQQPQQPRRQQRPAQGGPGPGYGHPQQQQPYAPAPARQPQHRQPERYAPAPQPQQPAPRPQREPRPPREPRRRSANPMRIPGLGCLKGCLFMIVLLVVGGWLIWEFTPLQEWVGTGKSWWAQLSDWVGEVGKWIGELDNGSGSGGSGQ, via the coding sequence GTGCGGCCGGTAGGCAGTAAGTACCTCCTTGAGGAGCCGATTGGACGCGGCGCCACAGGCACGGTCTGGCGCGCCCGCCAGCGGGAGACCGCCGGGGCCGAGGCGGCCGTGCCCGGTCACCCCGGCGAGACCGTCGCGATCAAGGTCCTCAAGGAGGAGCTCGCGAGCGACGCGGACATCGTGATGCGGTTCCTGCGGGAGCGCTCCGTGCTGCTCCGGCTCACCCACCCGAACATCGTGCGCGTGCGGGACCTCGTCGTCGAGGGCGATCTGCTGGCCCTGGTCATGGACCTGATCGAAGGCCCCGACCTGCACCGCTACCTCCGGGAGAACGGCCCGTTCTCGCCCGTCGGCGCGGCCCTGCTCACCGCCCAGATCGCCGACGCGCTCGCCGCCAGCCACGCCGACGGCGTCGTCCACCGCGACCTGAAGCCCGCGAACGTCCTGCTCAAGCAAGACGGCGGCGAGATGCACCCGATGCTGACGGACTTCGGCATCGCCCGTCTCGCCGACTCCCCGGGCCTGACCCGGACCAGCGAGTTCGTCGGCACGCCCGCGTACGTCGCCCCCGAGTCCGCCGAGGGCCAGCCGCAGACGTCCGCCGTCGACATCTACGGCGCCGGCATCCTGATGTACGAACTGGTCACCGGACGCCCGCCGTTCAACGGCCAGTCCGCGCTCGAAGTGCTGCACCAGCACCTCAGCGCCGAACCGCGCCGCCCCTCCACCGTCCCCGACCCGCTGTGGACGGTCATCGAGCGCTGCCTGCGCAAGAACCCGCGCGAGCGGCCCAGCGCCGTCAACCTCGCCCGCGCGCTCCGCATCGTCGCCGAGGGCGTCGGCGTGCACGCGAACTCCATGCAGATCGCGGCCGCCGAGGGCGTGGGCCACATCCTCGCCCCCGACCCGGCGCCCGCGCGGGTGCCGGGCGCCCCGGAGCCGTTCGGCTCGGCCGACCCGACCCAGGTGCTGCCGCACGGCGCGGGCTCGTACGACGGTCACGATCCCAATGCGGCGACCAGCGTCCTCCCGCACACCTCGGGCCCAGCGGGCTCGGGCGACCCCACCACCGTGCTCCCGCACACCGGCGGCGCCGACCCGACGTCCGTCATGCCGCCGGTTCCGCCGCACGACCCAGGCGGGCAGTCGCCCGACCAGCCGCACCCCTGGCAGAACCAGCTCCGCGCGGCCCGTGACCGCAACGAGCAGACGCAGGTCCAGTACCTCGACCCCAGCGAGGACCCGCTGCGCCGCCGCCCCCAGCGGCAGGCGGGCCGTCCGCAGCAGCCCCCGCAACAGCCCCAGCAGCCGCGCCGACAGCAGCGCCCGGCGCAGGGCGGCCCCGGCCCCGGGTACGGCCATCCGCAGCAGCAACAGCCGTACGCGCCCGCCCCCGCGCGACAGCCGCAGCACCGGCAGCCGGAGCGGTACGCGCCCGCGCCGCAGCCCCAGCAGCCGGCGCCCCGGCCCCAGCGTGAGCCCCGGCCGCCCCGTGAGCCGCGCAGGCGCAGCGCCAACCCGATGCGCATCCCGGGGCTCGGCTGCCTCAAGGGCTGCCTGTTCATGATCGTCCTGCTCGTCGTCGGCGGCTGGCTGATCTGGGAGTTCACGCCGCTGCAGGAGTGGGTCGGCACCGGCAAGAGCTGGTGGGCTCAGCTCTCCGACTGGGTCGGCGAAGTGGGCAAGTGGATCGGCGAGCTGGACAACGGGTCGGGTTCCGGGGGCTCGGGGCAGTAG
- a CDS encoding ABC transporter substrate-binding protein, with the protein MVRTRKPNPLGKPTHPPTSRALAVLAAGVLALSLTACGGDDDKGDDAGTGNDGGNEATVDLPKLDGQKLEVAAVFTGPELDNFQKVLDEFEKRTGASVTFVPTGNNTSTFLGTKIEGGKPPDVAFLPQVGVLHQFAEKGWVKPLGSAAQAQLDKNFSDGWKDLGAYEGKQYGVYAKAANKSLVWYNTAAFEAAGITEEPKTWEEFLQTAQTLSDAGSPAVSIGGADGWTLTDWFENVYLSQAGPEKYDQLAKHEIKWTDPSVKEALTKLAELWGKDELIAGGASGALQTEYPKSITQTFTGDAPAGMVFEGDFVAVTINGDTDAEIGTDAKVFPFPAVGDESPVVTGGDAAVALKDGEGAQALLTFLASTDAAEIWAAQGGFLSPNKEMDQGSYKDDVTREIAKALLAAGDDFRFDMSDQAPAAFGGTQGVGEWKDLQDFLKNPDDVAGAQKQLETDAAKAYGNG; encoded by the coding sequence ATGGTTCGCACACGCAAGCCCAATCCCCTTGGCAAGCCCACCCATCCCCCCACGTCCAGGGCCCTCGCGGTGCTCGCCGCAGGCGTCCTCGCCCTCTCCCTCACCGCGTGCGGCGGTGACGACGACAAGGGTGACGACGCCGGCACCGGCAACGACGGCGGCAACGAGGCCACCGTGGACCTCCCCAAGCTGGACGGCCAGAAGCTGGAGGTCGCGGCGGTCTTCACCGGCCCGGAGCTGGACAACTTCCAGAAGGTGCTGGACGAGTTCGAGAAACGCACCGGCGCCTCGGTGACGTTCGTGCCGACCGGCAACAACACCTCCACGTTCCTCGGTACGAAGATCGAGGGCGGCAAACCGCCGGACGTGGCGTTCCTGCCGCAGGTCGGCGTGTTGCACCAGTTCGCCGAGAAGGGCTGGGTGAAGCCGCTCGGCAGCGCGGCCCAGGCTCAGCTGGACAAGAACTTCTCGGACGGCTGGAAGGACCTCGGCGCGTACGAGGGCAAGCAGTACGGCGTCTACGCGAAGGCCGCCAACAAGTCCCTCGTCTGGTACAACACCGCCGCCTTCGAGGCGGCCGGGATCACCGAAGAGCCGAAGACCTGGGAGGAGTTCCTGCAGACGGCGCAGACGCTCTCCGACGCCGGCTCGCCCGCCGTCTCCATCGGCGGCGCCGACGGCTGGACGCTCACCGACTGGTTCGAGAACGTCTATCTGTCGCAGGCGGGACCGGAGAAGTACGACCAGCTGGCCAAGCACGAGATCAAGTGGACCGACCCCTCGGTGAAGGAAGCCCTCACCAAGCTCGCGGAGTTGTGGGGCAAGGACGAGCTGATCGCGGGCGGGGCGTCCGGCGCGCTGCAGACGGAGTACCCGAAGTCGATCACGCAGACCTTCACCGGGGACGCCCCGGCCGGCATGGTCTTCGAGGGTGACTTCGTGGCCGTCACCATCAACGGGGACACGGACGCCGAGATCGGCACGGACGCCAAGGTCTTCCCGTTCCCGGCGGTCGGCGACGAATCCCCCGTGGTCACCGGCGGCGACGCGGCCGTGGCACTGAAGGACGGCGAGGGCGCGCAGGCGCTGCTCACCTTCCTCGCCTCGACCGACGCGGCGGAGATCTGGGCGGCACAGGGCGGCTTCCTGTCTCCCAACAAGGAGATGGACCAGGGCAGTTACAAGGACGACGTGACCCGGGAGATCGCCAAGGCGCTGCTCGCGGCGGGTGACGACTTCCGCTTCGACATGTCCGACCAGGCCCCGGCGGCGTTCGGCGGCACCCAGGGCGTCGGTGAGTGGAAGGACCTTCAGGACTTCCTGAAGAACCCCGACGACGTGGCCGGTGCCCAGAAGCAGTTGGAGACCGACGCGGCCAAGGCCTACGGGAACGGCTGA
- a CDS encoding serine/threonine-protein kinase — protein sequence MGRKIGSRYTANQILGRGSAGTVWLGEGPEGPVAIKLLREDLSSDQELVSRFVQERTALLGLDHPNVVSVRDLVVDGNDLALVMDLVRGTDLRTRLDRERRMAPEAAVAIVADIADGLAAAHAVGVVHRDVKPENVLLDMQGPLGPGGAHPALLTDFGVAKLIDSPQRTRATKIIGTPDYLAPEIVEGLPPRAAVDIYALATVLYELLAGFTPFGGGHPGAVLRRHVTETVVPLPGIPEELWQLLVQCLAKAPASRLRASELGARLREQLPLLAGMPPLDVDEPGSETEEPAEGQTAPVAPRERVRRGAVPLVPGAKPDSNRDTHTSMRVPGPDELAGGARGTARVPRASGAPRPGSARRRAMARRRRITLGAAAVALVVAAGVGTWAATSQGDSGGGSPDMKNSTPASP from the coding sequence TTGGGACGGAAGATCGGAAGCCGGTACACCGCGAACCAGATTCTGGGGCGGGGCAGCGCCGGCACGGTGTGGCTGGGTGAGGGCCCGGAGGGCCCCGTCGCCATCAAGCTGCTGCGCGAGGACCTCTCGTCCGACCAGGAACTCGTCAGCCGCTTCGTCCAGGAGCGCACCGCGCTGCTGGGCCTCGACCACCCGAACGTGGTCTCCGTGCGCGACCTCGTCGTCGACGGCAACGACCTCGCCCTCGTCATGGACCTCGTCCGGGGCACGGATCTGCGCACCCGCCTCGACCGGGAGCGGCGCATGGCCCCCGAGGCCGCGGTCGCCATAGTGGCCGACATCGCCGACGGCCTGGCGGCGGCGCACGCGGTCGGCGTCGTCCACCGGGACGTGAAGCCGGAGAACGTGCTGCTGGACATGCAGGGCCCGCTGGGCCCCGGCGGCGCGCACCCGGCCCTCCTCACCGACTTCGGCGTCGCCAAGCTGATCGATTCTCCTCAGCGCACCCGCGCCACGAAGATCATCGGAACCCCGGACTATCTCGCCCCCGAGATCGTCGAGGGCCTGCCGCCCCGCGCGGCCGTGGACATCTACGCCCTCGCGACCGTGCTGTACGAACTGCTGGCCGGCTTCACCCCGTTCGGCGGCGGCCACCCCGGCGCCGTGCTGCGCCGCCATGTCACCGAGACCGTGGTTCCCCTCCCCGGTATCCCCGAGGAACTGTGGCAGCTCCTCGTCCAGTGCCTGGCGAAGGCACCGGCCTCGCGACTGCGCGCGTCGGAGCTGGGTGCGCGGCTGCGGGAGCAGTTGCCGCTGCTGGCCGGGATGCCACCGCTGGACGTCGACGAGCCCGGGTCGGAGACGGAGGAGCCGGCCGAGGGGCAGACCGCGCCGGTGGCGCCCAGGGAGCGGGTGCGGCGAGGGGCCGTACCGCTGGTCCCCGGGGCGAAGCCGGACTCCAACCGGGACACGCACACGTCGATGAGGGTGCCCGGGCCGGACGAGCTGGCGGGCGGGGCCCGGGGGACGGCGCGGGTGCCCAGGGCCTCGGGGGCGCCCCGGCCGGGCTCGGCCCGCCGTCGGGCGATGGCCCGTCGCCGACGGATCACCCTCGGAGCCGCGGCGGTCGCGCTGGTGGTCGCGGCGGGTGTGGGCACCTGGGCGGCGACATCGCAAGGCGACTCGGGCGGCGGGTCCCCGGACATGAAGAACTCCACGCCGGCATCGCCGTGA